One segment of Vibrio gazogenes DNA contains the following:
- the rplX gene encoding 50S ribosomal protein L24 — MAAKIRRNDEIVVLAGKDKGKKGKVTKVLGTGKVIVEGINLVKKHQKPVPAMGVQGGIVEQEAALDASNVAIFNAATGKADRVGFRFEDGKKVRFFKSNGETISN; from the coding sequence ATGGCAGCTAAAATCCGTCGTAATGACGAAATCGTTGTTCTTGCCGGTAAAGACAAAGGCAAGAAAGGTAAAGTAACTAAGGTTCTTGGAACTGGTAAAGTTATTGTTGAAGGCATCAACCTTGTGAAAAAACATCAAAAGCCTGTACCGGCTATGGGTGTTCAAGGTGGAATCGTTGAACAAGAAGCAGCACTCGATGCTTCTAACGTTGCAATCTTCAATGCAGCTACTGGTAAAGCGGACCGTGTCGGTTTCCGTTTTGAAGACGGCAAAAAAGTCCGTTTCTTCAAATCTAACGGTGAAACCATTTCTAACTAA
- the rplE gene encoding 50S ribosomal protein L5, whose product MAKLHDYYKSSVVAELTKQFGYTSVMQVPRIDKITLNMGVGEAINDKKLLENAAADMAAISGQKPLVTKARKSVAGFKIREGYPIGCKVTLRGERMWDFLERLISIALPRVRDFRGVSAKSFDGRGNYSMGVREQIIFPEIDYDKVDRVRGLDVTITTSASTDEEGRALLAAFNFPFRK is encoded by the coding sequence ATGGCGAAACTGCATGATTACTACAAGTCGTCTGTAGTCGCTGAACTGACCAAACAGTTCGGTTACACAAGCGTCATGCAAGTCCCTAGGATTGATAAAATCACCCTAAACATGGGCGTTGGTGAAGCTATCAACGATAAGAAACTGCTTGAGAATGCAGCAGCTGACATGGCGGCCATTTCTGGTCAAAAGCCTCTTGTCACAAAAGCTCGCAAATCTGTTGCAGGTTTCAAAATCCGTGAAGGCTACCCAATTGGTTGTAAAGTAACCTTGCGTGGCGAACGTATGTGGGATTTTTTGGAGCGTTTGATTTCTATCGCTCTACCACGTGTACGTGACTTCCGTGGTGTTAGCGCGAAATCTTTTGATGGTCGCGGTAACTATAGCATGGGCGTTCGCGAGCAAATCATCTTCCCGGAAATCGACTACGATAAAGTCGACCGTGTACGTGGTCTTGATGTAACAATCACGACTAGTGCGTCCACTGATGAGGAAGGCCGTGCTCTGCTGGCTGCCTTTAACTTCCCATTCCGCAAGTAA
- the rpsN gene encoding 30S ribosomal protein S14: protein MAKQSMKAREVKRAKLVAQYAEKRAALKATISDVNVSEEERWDAVLKLQTLPRDSSASRQRNRCNQTGRPHGYLRKFGLSRIKVREACMKGEIPGLRKASW, encoded by the coding sequence ATGGCTAAACAATCAATGAAAGCACGTGAAGTAAAACGTGCAAAGCTTGTCGCTCAGTATGCTGAAAAGCGTGCTGCGTTAAAAGCTACTATCAGCGACGTAAACGTATCTGAAGAAGAACGTTGGGATGCTGTTCTGAAACTTCAAACACTTCCTCGTGATTCAAGTGCATCACGTCAGCGTAACCGTTGTAACCAAACTGGTCGTCCACATGGTTACCTACGTAAGTTCGGTTTAAGCCGTATTAAAGTTCGTGAAGCTTGCATGAAAGGCGAGATTCCTGGACTTCGTAAGGCTAGCTGGTAA
- the rpsH gene encoding 30S ribosomal protein S8: MSMQDPISDMLTRIRNGQAANKVAVKMPSSKLKVAIAALLKAEGYIEDFAVEGDVKPELEVTLKYFQAKPVIEQIKRVSRPGLRVYKRKDELPSVMGGLGVAVVSTSKGLMSDRAARKAGLGGEIICYVA, from the coding sequence ATGAGCATGCAAGATCCGATTTCGGATATGCTGACCCGTATTCGTAACGGTCAGGCAGCAAACAAAGTTGCTGTAAAAATGCCTTCTTCAAAGCTGAAAGTTGCAATTGCTGCACTTCTAAAAGCTGAAGGTTATATCGAAGATTTCGCTGTTGAAGGCGATGTAAAACCTGAACTGGAAGTTACGCTGAAATATTTTCAAGCGAAACCAGTTATCGAGCAAATCAAACGTGTTTCACGTCCTGGCCTGCGCGTCTATAAAAGAAAAGACGAGCTGCCATCTGTGATGGGCGGTTTGGGTGTTGCTGTTGTATCCACTTCCAAGGGTCTGATGTCAGACCGTGCTGCCCGTAAAGCAGGTCTTGGTGGTGAAATCATTTGCTACGTAGCTTAA
- the rplF gene encoding 50S ribosomal protein L6, producing the protein MSRVAKAPVAIPAGVEVKLNGQEITVKGAKGELTRVLNNAVVIAQEESNLTFGPRDGVANAWAQAGTARALVNNMVVGVMEGFTKKLVLKGVGYRASMKGNAVALTLGFSHPVEHELPAGIKAECPSQTEITITGCDKQLVGQVAADIRAYREPEPYKGKGVRYADENVRTKEAKKK; encoded by the coding sequence ATGTCTCGTGTTGCTAAAGCACCTGTCGCTATTCCAGCTGGCGTAGAGGTGAAATTAAACGGCCAAGAGATCACTGTGAAAGGTGCAAAGGGTGAACTAACTCGCGTACTGAATAACGCAGTTGTGATTGCTCAAGAAGAAAGTAACCTAACTTTCGGACCTCGTGACGGTGTTGCGAATGCTTGGGCACAGGCAGGTACTGCTCGTGCACTGGTGAACAACATGGTTGTTGGTGTGATGGAAGGCTTTACGAAGAAGCTTGTACTAAAAGGTGTTGGTTACCGTGCCTCAATGAAAGGCAATGCTGTAGCTCTGACACTGGGCTTCTCTCACCCTGTTGAACATGAATTGCCAGCAGGAATTAAAGCAGAATGTCCAAGCCAAACTGAAATTACTATCACCGGTTGTGATAAACAACTTGTGGGTCAAGTTGCGGCTGATATTCGTGCTTACCGTGAGCCTGAACCTTACAAAGGTAAGGGTGTTCGTTACGCAGATGAAAATGTGCGTACTAAAGAAGCTAAGAAGAAGTAA
- the rplR gene encoding 50S ribosomal protein L18 — protein sequence MDKKASRIRRATRARRKIAELGATRLVVHRTPRHVYAQVIASNGSEVIAAASTVEKAIREQLKFTGNIEAAQAVGKAIAERALEKGVSEVAFDRSGFQYHGRVAALAESAREAGLKF from the coding sequence ATGGATAAGAAAGCATCTCGCATCCGTCGTGCCACTCGTGCACGTCGTAAGATTGCAGAACTGGGTGCCACTCGCCTAGTTGTACACCGTACTCCTCGTCACGTGTACGCGCAGGTTATCGCATCTAATGGCTCTGAGGTTATCGCTGCAGCTTCTACTGTAGAAAAAGCGATCCGTGAGCAATTGAAATTCACTGGAAACATCGAAGCAGCACAAGCGGTAGGTAAAGCTATTGCTGAACGCGCTCTGGAAAAAGGCGTGTCAGAAGTTGCTTTTGATCGTTCCGGTTTCCAATACCACGGTCGAGTAGCGGCGCTAGCAGAATCTGCTCGCGAAGCTGGTCTGAAATTCTAA
- the rpsE gene encoding 30S ribosomal protein S5 — MAKELQQASDLQEKLIAVNRVSKTVKGGRIMSFTALTVVGDGNGRVGFGYGKAREVPAAIQKAMEKARRNMITIALNEGTLFHPVKGRHSGSKVYMQQAAEGTGVIAGGAMRAVLEVAGVHNVLSKAYGSTNPINIVRATIDALGSMKSPEMVAAKRGLTVESISE, encoded by the coding sequence ATGGCTAAAGAATTACAACAAGCGAGTGATTTGCAAGAAAAATTAATCGCTGTTAACCGTGTTTCTAAAACGGTTAAAGGTGGTCGAATCATGAGCTTTACTGCACTAACAGTTGTTGGTGATGGTAATGGTCGCGTAGGTTTCGGTTACGGCAAAGCTCGTGAAGTACCTGCTGCGATTCAAAAAGCAATGGAAAAAGCGCGTCGTAACATGATTACGATCGCGTTGAACGAAGGCACACTTTTCCACCCGGTAAAAGGTCGCCACTCGGGCTCTAAAGTTTATATGCAGCAAGCTGCTGAAGGTACGGGTGTTATCGCCGGTGGTGCGATGCGTGCTGTACTTGAAGTTGCAGGTGTACATAACGTTTTGTCAAAAGCGTATGGCTCTACAAACCCAATCAACATCGTTCGTGCAACGATTGATGCTTTGGGTAGCATGAAGTCACCAGAAATGGTTGCAGCTAAACGTGGTCTAACTGTTGAATCGATTTCGGAGTAA
- the rpmD gene encoding 50S ribosomal protein L30 — MATIKVTQTKSSIGRLPKHKATLRGLGLRRINHTVELEDTPCVRGMINKVQYMVKVEE; from the coding sequence ATGGCAACTATTAAAGTAACTCAAACTAAAAGCTCAATTGGTCGCCTACCAAAGCATAAAGCTACTTTGCGTGGTCTAGGCCTTCGTCGTATCAACCACACTGTTGAACTTGAAGATACACCATGTGTACGTGGTATGATCAATAAAGTTCAATACATGGTTAAAGTTGAGGAGTAA
- the rplO gene encoding 50S ribosomal protein L15: MRLNTLSPAAGSKPSKKRLGRGIGSGLGKTGGRGHKGQKSRSGGKVRAGFEGGQMPLKQRLPKFGFTSRKSLVSAEVRLSELAKVTSEVVDLNSLKAANVVTKNIENVKIVLSGEINKAVTVKGLRVTKGAKAAIEAAGGKIEE; encoded by the coding sequence ATGCGTTTGAATACTCTATCTCCGGCTGCAGGTTCTAAGCCTTCTAAGAAGCGTTTAGGTCGCGGTATCGGTTCTGGCCTGGGTAAAACAGGTGGTCGTGGCCACAAAGGTCAAAAATCACGCTCTGGCGGTAAAGTTCGTGCAGGTTTTGAAGGTGGTCAAATGCCTTTGAAACAACGCTTGCCAAAATTCGGTTTCACTTCTCGTAAGAGTTTAGTGTCTGCTGAAGTTCGTCTAAGTGAATTAGCGAAAGTAACAAGCGAAGTTGTTGACCTGAACAGCCTGAAAGCAGCAAATGTTGTGACTAAAAACATTGAGAATGTAAAAATCGTTCTTTCTGGTGAGATCAACAAAGCTGTTACAGTCAAGGGTTTACGCGTAACTAAAGGCGCTAAAGCTGCAATCGAAGCTGCAGGCGGAAAAATCGAGGAATAA
- the secY gene encoding preprotein translocase subunit SecY encodes MAKKPGQDFRSAQSGLSELKSRLLFVLGALLVFRAGSFVPIPGIDAAVLADLFEQQKGTIVEMFNMFSGGALSRASILALGIMPYISASIVVQLLTVVHPALAELKKEGEAGRRKISQYTRYGTLVLATFQALGIATGLPNMVSNLVVIDQTMFTFIATVSLVTGTMFLMWLGEQITERGIGNGISLLIFAGIVAGLPKAIGQTIEQARQGELHVLLLLLIAVISFAVIYFVVFMERGQRRIVVNYAKRQQGRKVFAAQSTHLPLKINMAGVIPAIFASSIILFPGTLAQWFGNSGGEGSAFSWLTKVSLALSPGQPLYVILYAVAIIFFCFFYTALVFNPRETADNLKKSGAFVPGIRPGEQTARYIDKVMTRLTLAGALYITFICLIPQFMMVAWNVRFYFGGTSLLIVVVVIMDFMAQVQTHMMSSQYDSVLKKANLKGYGR; translated from the coding sequence ATGGCTAAGAAACCAGGACAAGATTTTCGTAGTGCTCAGAGCGGCTTAAGTGAATTGAAGTCGCGCTTGTTATTCGTATTAGGTGCGCTTCTCGTATTCCGAGCGGGCTCCTTTGTGCCGATTCCTGGTATTGACGCAGCTGTACTAGCCGATTTGTTCGAACAGCAAAAAGGGACCATCGTAGAAATGTTTAACATGTTCTCCGGTGGTGCTCTTTCGCGTGCATCTATATTAGCGCTGGGAATCATGCCATATATTTCGGCATCGATTGTTGTCCAGTTGCTAACTGTAGTTCATCCCGCGTTAGCTGAACTCAAGAAAGAGGGTGAAGCAGGGCGTCGTAAGATTAGCCAATATACGCGTTACGGCACGCTTGTACTTGCAACATTCCAAGCTCTTGGGATTGCGACAGGACTACCAAACATGGTCTCTAATCTGGTCGTTATCGATCAAACCATGTTTACGTTCATCGCAACAGTGAGTCTAGTAACCGGTACCATGTTCTTAATGTGGTTAGGTGAACAGATTACTGAGCGGGGTATTGGTAATGGTATTTCATTACTGATATTTGCAGGTATTGTTGCTGGTCTGCCAAAGGCAATCGGACAAACGATTGAGCAAGCGCGTCAAGGTGAATTGCATGTGCTTCTTCTCCTGTTGATTGCGGTAATCTCTTTTGCTGTGATTTATTTTGTTGTCTTTATGGAGCGTGGTCAGCGTCGTATCGTTGTTAACTACGCAAAACGCCAACAAGGTCGCAAAGTCTTCGCAGCACAGAGCACCCATTTGCCATTGAAAATTAATATGGCAGGGGTAATTCCAGCAATCTTTGCATCAAGTATTATTTTGTTCCCAGGAACGTTAGCACAATGGTTTGGTAATAGTGGTGGTGAAGGCTCAGCGTTTAGCTGGCTGACAAAAGTGTCTTTGGCACTGAGCCCCGGTCAACCTTTGTATGTAATACTTTATGCAGTTGCAATTATCTTTTTCTGTTTCTTTTATACTGCGTTGGTATTCAACCCACGTGAAACAGCAGATAATTTGAAGAAGTCTGGTGCGTTCGTACCCGGTATCCGCCCAGGTGAGCAGACTGCCAGATATATTGATAAAGTAATGACGCGTCTAACCTTAGCTGGTGCGTTATATATTACCTTTATCTGTCTGATCCCTCAGTTCATGATGGTCGCTTGGAATGTACGTTTCTATTTTGGCGGCACCTCACTACTGATTGTAGTTGTGGTTATTATGGACTTTATGGCACAGGTACAGACTCATATGATGTCAAGTCAATATGATTCTGTGTTGAAAAAAGCAAATCTGAAAGGCTATGGCCGTTAA
- the rpmJ gene encoding 50S ribosomal protein L36: MKVRASVKKICRNCKIIKRNGVVRVICSEPKHKQRQG, from the coding sequence ATGAAAGTTCGTGCTTCCGTTAAAAAAATCTGCCGGAACTGCAAAATTATCAAGCGTAACGGTGTCGTTCGCGTGATTTGTAGTGAGCCAAAGCATAAGCAACGCCAAGGCTAA
- the rpsM gene encoding 30S ribosomal protein S13, whose amino-acid sequence MARIAGINIPDHKHAVIALTAIYGIGKTRSQAILAELSIAESVKISELTEEQIDQLRDGVAKYTVEGDLRREVSMNIKRLMDLGCYRGLRHRRSLPLRGQRTKTNARTRKGPRKPIKK is encoded by the coding sequence GTGGCCCGTATAGCAGGCATTAACATTCCTGATCATAAACATGCTGTAATTGCATTAACTGCAATCTACGGCATCGGTAAGACTCGTTCACAAGCTATCTTGGCTGAACTGAGCATTGCTGAAAGTGTTAAGATCAGTGAACTAACTGAAGAGCAGATCGATCAACTGCGTGATGGTGTAGCTAAGTACACTGTAGAAGGTGATCTACGTCGTGAAGTATCAATGAACATCAAGCGTCTTATGGATCTTGGTTGTTATCGTGGTCTTCGTCATCGTCGCAGTCTACCTCTACGTGGACAGCGTACTAAAACCAACGCTCGCACCCGTAAGGGTCCGCGTAAGCCGATCAAGAAATAA
- the rpsK gene encoding 30S ribosomal protein S11, with product MAKQPTRARKRVRKQVADGVAHIHASFNNTIVTITDRQGNALAWATAGGSGFRGSRKSTPFAAQVAAERCAEMAKEYGLKNLEVMVKGPGPGRESTVRALNAAGFRITNIVDATPIPHNGCRPPKKRRV from the coding sequence ATGGCTAAACAACCAACTCGCGCACGTAAGCGCGTACGCAAGCAAGTCGCAGATGGCGTGGCGCATATCCATGCATCTTTTAACAACACAATCGTAACCATTACTGATCGTCAAGGCAATGCTCTAGCTTGGGCAACTGCTGGCGGTTCTGGTTTCCGCGGTTCTCGTAAGTCTACTCCGTTCGCTGCACAGGTTGCTGCTGAGCGTTGTGCTGAAATGGCTAAAGAATATGGCCTTAAGAATCTGGAAGTTATGGTGAAGGGTCCAGGTCCAGGTCGTGAATCTACTGTTCGCGCACTGAACGCTGCTGGTTTCCGTATCACAAACATTGTTGATGCGACACCAATCCCTCATAACGGTTGTCGTCCACCTAAGAAACGTCGCGTTTAA
- the rpsD gene encoding 30S ribosomal protein S4 codes for MARYLGPKLKLSRREGTDLFLKSGIRAIDTKCKIDNAPGVHGARRGRLSDYGVQLREKQKVRRMYGVLEKQFRNYYKEAARLKGNTGENLLQLLEGRLDNVVYRMGFGATRSEARQLVSHKAILVNGKVVNIPSFNVTANDVVAVREKAKKQSRITAALEVAEQREKPTWIEVDGSKMEGTFKRLPERSDLSADINEQLIVELYSK; via the coding sequence ATGGCAAGATATTTGGGTCCTAAGCTGAAGCTTAGCCGCCGCGAAGGTACCGACTTATTCCTTAAGTCAGGCATTCGTGCGATAGATACCAAGTGTAAAATAGATAACGCACCAGGTGTACACGGCGCTCGTCGCGGTCGTCTATCTGATTATGGCGTTCAGCTTCGTGAGAAGCAAAAAGTCCGTCGTATGTACGGCGTTCTTGAAAAACAATTCCGTAACTACTATAAAGAAGCAGCCCGTTTAAAAGGCAACACTGGTGAAAACCTACTTCAGCTTCTTGAAGGTCGTTTGGATAATGTTGTTTACCGTATGGGCTTCGGTGCTACTCGTTCAGAAGCACGTCAGCTGGTTAGCCACAAAGCTATTCTGGTTAACGGTAAAGTAGTAAACATTCCTTCTTTCAATGTTACGGCAAACGACGTTGTTGCAGTGCGTGAGAAAGCTAAAAAGCAATCTCGTATCACAGCAGCTCTAGAAGTTGCAGAACAACGCGAAAAACCAACTTGGATTGAAGTGGATGGCAGCAAAATGGAAGGTACGTTCAAGCGTTTGCCAGAACGTTCAGATCTATCAGCTGACATCAACGAACAATTGATCGTCGAGCTTTACTCTAAGTAA
- a CDS encoding DNA-directed RNA polymerase subunit alpha, whose amino-acid sequence MQGSVTEFLKPRLVDIEQISTTHAKVTLEPLERGFGHTLGNALRRILLSSMPGCAVTEVEIEGVLHEYSTKEGVQEDILEILLNLKGLAVRVAEGKDEVFITLNKSGSGPVVAGDITHDGDVEIVNPEHVICHLNDDNAEVAMRIKVQRGRGYVPASARIHTDEDDRPIGRLLVDATYSPVDKIAYTVEAARVEQRTDLDKLVIDMETNGTIEPEEAIRRAATILAEQLDAFVDLRDVRVPEEKEEKPEFDPILLRPVDDLELTVRSANCLKAEAIHYIGDLVQRTEVELLKTPNLGKKSLTEIKDVLASRGLSLGMRLENWPPASIAED is encoded by the coding sequence ATGCAGGGTTCTGTAACAGAATTTCTTAAGCCACGTCTTGTTGATATCGAACAAATCAGCACGACACACGCAAAAGTAACTCTTGAGCCGTTAGAGCGTGGTTTCGGCCATACTCTGGGTAATGCACTTCGCCGAATTCTTCTTTCGTCTATGCCAGGTTGTGCCGTGACTGAAGTTGAAATTGAAGGCGTACTACACGAGTACAGCACCAAAGAAGGTGTTCAAGAGGATATCCTAGAGATCCTTCTGAACCTGAAGGGTTTAGCTGTTCGCGTTGCCGAAGGCAAAGATGAAGTGTTCATTACACTAAACAAATCAGGCTCGGGCCCTGTTGTTGCAGGTGACATCACTCATGATGGTGATGTTGAGATCGTAAACCCTGAGCACGTTATTTGTCATCTTAATGATGACAATGCTGAGGTCGCAATGCGCATCAAGGTTCAACGTGGTCGTGGTTATGTTCCGGCTTCTGCTCGTATTCATACAGATGAAGATGATCGTCCGATTGGTCGACTACTTGTTGATGCTACTTACAGTCCGGTGGATAAAATCGCCTATACTGTAGAAGCAGCACGTGTAGAACAGCGTACTGATTTAGACAAGCTTGTCATCGATATGGAAACAAATGGCACAATTGAACCTGAGGAAGCTATCCGTCGTGCAGCAACAATTCTTGCTGAACAACTGGATGCATTCGTAGATCTACGTGATGTACGAGTTCCTGAGGAGAAAGAAGAGAAGCCTGAATTCGATCCGATCCTATTGCGTCCTGTAGACGATCTTGAACTAACAGTTCGCTCTGCTAACTGTTTGAAAGCAGAAGCGATTCACTACATCGGTGATCTAGTACAGCGTACTGAGGTAGAATTACTTAAAACACCTAACCTCGGTAAGAAATCTTTAACAGAGATTAAAGACGTGCTTGCATCACGTGGTCTTTCTCTGGGTATGCGCCTAGAAAACTGGCCGCCAGCATCTATCGCTGAAGATTAA
- the rplQ gene encoding 50S ribosomal protein L17: MRHRKSGRQLNRNSSHRKAMFSNMASSLVRHEVIKTTLPKAKELRRVVEPLITLAKTDSVANRRLAFARTRDNEVVAKLFNELGPRFAARQGGYTRILKCGFRAGDKAPMAYIELVDRPEAAEAAE; the protein is encoded by the coding sequence ATGCGCCATCGTAAGAGTGGTCGTCAACTCAACCGCAACAGCAGTCATCGCAAAGCGATGTTTAGCAACATGGCTAGCTCTTTGGTACGTCATGAAGTTATCAAGACTACTTTGCCAAAAGCTAAAGAGCTACGTCGCGTAGTTGAGCCTTTGATTACACTAGCTAAGACTGACAGTGTTGCTAATCGTCGTCTAGCATTTGCTCGTACTCGTGATAACGAAGTCGTTGCAAAATTATTTAACGAACTAGGTCCACGTTTCGCTGCTCGTCAAGGTGGCTACACTCGTATTCTAAAGTGTGGTTTCCGTGCAGGTGACAAAGCTCCAATGGCATACATTGAGCTGGTTGATCGCCCAGAAGCTGCTGAAGCTGCTGAGTAA
- a CDS encoding DUF2780 domain-containing protein — protein sequence MTTTRTLIWTLMLSTTLTSPSYAFFKLGNHTEDLNSTIGKTLGLTGNSSTLISQVAEQLPVSGQQATGGVGALLSLAQNRLSDQNNTELNQLIPGMENLSSLNQTGIKNGLSSINDMNAVIGTFKQLGLSPDMVSKFVPLILKYLNTRGASEGLMSSLTQLWQH from the coding sequence ATGACAACGACACGCACTCTGATATGGACGCTGATGTTAAGTACCACACTGACATCCCCAAGCTACGCTTTTTTCAAACTCGGTAATCATACGGAAGATCTTAACAGCACCATCGGCAAAACGCTGGGACTCACAGGAAACAGTTCCACACTGATTTCACAGGTCGCAGAGCAGCTTCCTGTCTCCGGTCAGCAAGCAACCGGTGGAGTTGGTGCATTATTGTCGTTAGCACAGAATCGATTGTCCGATCAGAATAATACCGAACTGAATCAACTTATTCCCGGAATGGAAAATCTATCAAGTCTCAATCAGACTGGGATAAAGAATGGATTATCAAGTATAAATGATATGAATGCGGTCATCGGCACGTTCAAACAGCTGGGATTGAGTCCGGATATGGTGTCAAAATTCGTCCCTCTTATCTTAAAATATCTCAATACTCGGGGCGCAAGTGAAGGATTAATGAGCTCGCTCACTCAGTTATGGCAACATTAA
- a CDS encoding FKBP-type peptidyl-prolyl cis-trans isomerase, giving the protein MSDVQLETNEQKASYGIGLQMGQQLAGSGLEGLSVDAIAAGIATALTGDMPAIEIDDINQALQAVHAKAQEVRESAAKVAAADGEAFLKDNALRPEVTVLESGLQYEVVTEGTGEVPTSDKTVRVHYHGQLTDGTVFDSSVTRGQPVEFPVTGVIKGWVEALQIMPVGSKWKLYIPQDLAYGERGAGAAIPPYAALVFEVELLDIL; this is encoded by the coding sequence ATGTCTGACGTACAACTTGAAACAAACGAACAGAAGGCAAGCTACGGTATTGGTTTGCAAATGGGCCAACAGCTTGCTGGTAGCGGTTTAGAAGGACTCAGTGTTGATGCGATCGCTGCTGGTATCGCGACAGCATTAACTGGTGACATGCCAGCAATTGAAATCGACGACATTAATCAGGCATTGCAAGCCGTTCATGCAAAAGCTCAAGAAGTGCGTGAATCAGCTGCGAAAGTCGCTGCCGCTGATGGCGAAGCGTTCCTGAAAGATAACGCACTCCGTCCTGAAGTGACCGTTTTAGAATCAGGCCTTCAGTATGAAGTCGTAACAGAAGGTACAGGTGAAGTCCCAACTTCTGATAAGACTGTTCGTGTTCATTACCATGGTCAACTAACCGATGGCACAGTATTCGATAGCTCTGTAACTCGTGGTCAGCCAGTCGAATTCCCTGTAACGGGTGTGATTAAAGGCTGGGTAGAAGCACTACAAATTATGCCTGTCGGATCAAAGTGGAAACTTTATATTCCTCAAGATCTTGCTTATGGCGAGCGCGGCGCTGGTGCTGCAATTCCACCATACGCAGCGTTGGTCTTTGAAGTCGAGTTACTCGACATTCTGTAA
- a CDS encoding LysM-like peptidoglycan-binding domain-containing protein, whose protein sequence is MNRRREKKVQGGYLAVVQGKWSAMNFQQSFQSVVRQCRGLWCKLPKLHQRLLMVLVPVVILLVLLPWPKEEQVASEQPIVEPSVGEQRVALALDPDSLKEPTESVASPQAVKSASEPRTTTWVNYTVKNGDTLSKVFRTNDLSLADLNALVQVEGSDKPLSNIKPGQLIRYKLTTKGDLDILQIEQKDQSIMFFRLSNGGFGRSK, encoded by the coding sequence GTGAATCGCCGACGGGAAAAAAAGGTGCAAGGTGGCTATCTTGCTGTTGTTCAGGGCAAATGGTCAGCTATGAATTTTCAGCAGTCATTTCAGTCCGTTGTCAGACAGTGTCGTGGTCTATGGTGTAAATTACCGAAATTGCATCAACGTTTACTGATGGTTTTGGTGCCTGTAGTCATACTTCTTGTTCTGCTGCCTTGGCCGAAAGAGGAGCAAGTTGCATCTGAACAGCCGATTGTGGAGCCGTCTGTTGGCGAGCAGCGTGTTGCGCTGGCGCTTGATCCCGATAGCCTGAAGGAACCCACTGAATCTGTCGCATCCCCGCAAGCGGTAAAATCAGCTTCAGAACCTCGTACCACGACATGGGTTAACTATACGGTAAAAAATGGTGACACGCTTTCTAAGGTGTTCCGTACCAACGATTTATCATTGGCTGACTTGAATGCACTTGTTCAGGTCGAAGGTTCTGATAAGCCACTCAGTAATATCAAGCCGGGACAATTGATTCGTTATAAGCTGACGACGAAAGGTGATCTGGATATTTTGCAAATCGAACAAAAGGATCAATCGATCATGTTCTTTCGTTTATCCAATGGTGGATTTGGCCGGAGTAAATAA
- a CDS encoding GNAT family N-acetyltransferase translates to MITWHLLSFPELTTTQLYQLIKLRIDVFVVEQTCPYPELDDKDHMPGVHHLLGYQDEKLVACARLMPAGISYPGSSIGRIATHACVRGEGVGHQLLTHAIERCEHLWPETSIEIGAQTQLETFYRQYGFVPTSEPYLEDGISHIDMKRMCP, encoded by the coding sequence ATGATAACTTGGCATCTACTTTCCTTTCCCGAGCTGACAACGACACAGCTATACCAGTTAATCAAACTACGGATTGATGTATTTGTTGTCGAACAAACCTGTCCTTACCCTGAATTAGACGACAAAGATCATATGCCCGGAGTCCATCACCTGCTGGGATATCAAGATGAAAAGCTCGTTGCCTGTGCCCGGTTAATGCCAGCCGGTATTAGCTATCCGGGAAGTAGTATTGGTCGAATAGCAACCCATGCATGTGTCCGAGGAGAAGGTGTTGGACATCAGCTACTGACTCATGCCATTGAGCGATGTGAGCATCTGTGGCCGGAGACATCCATCGAAATTGGCGCACAGACGCAATTAGAGACATTTTACCGCCAATATGGATTTGTTCCGACATCCGAACCTTATCTTGAAGATGGTATTTCACATATCGACATGAAGAGAATGTGTCCGTAG